A single genomic interval of Chitinophaga sp. 180180018-3 harbors:
- a CDS encoding sigma-70 family RNA polymerase sigma factor, producing the protein MDKQAFLDTIQQHQGILFKLCRLYRDHREDREDLFQDMIYQLWKSWPSFDGRAKLSTWIYKIALNTALADFRKRKPGITYTDHLPETADLAGPVMSEQTEQLFIALRQLNDAEKAIMALYLDDMSYQEMSGILGINENHIGVKLNRIRNKIKNILNL; encoded by the coding sequence ATGGACAAACAGGCATTCCTCGATACTATTCAGCAGCACCAGGGCATCCTGTTTAAGCTATGTCGCCTGTACAGGGATCATCGGGAAGACAGGGAGGATCTTTTCCAGGACATGATATACCAGCTATGGAAATCGTGGCCATCGTTCGATGGCCGGGCGAAGCTCAGTACCTGGATTTATAAAATAGCTCTCAATACAGCGTTGGCCGACTTCCGGAAACGGAAACCCGGCATTACCTACACGGATCATTTGCCTGAAACAGCTGATCTGGCGGGGCCTGTTATGTCCGAACAAACGGAGCAACTCTTTATCGCGCTCCGGCAGCTGAACGATGCAGAAAAAGCTATCATGGCCCTTTATCTTGATGATATGAGCTACCAGGAGATGTCAGGCATACTTGGTATAAACGAGAATCACATCGGCGTAAAGCTGAACAGAATCAGAAATAAGATCAAAAACATTTTAAATCTCTGA
- a CDS encoding DUF1697 domain-containing protein: protein MAKYVAFLRAVNVGKRIVKMEELRQLLTTAGLKNVQTYIQSGNVMFESGSTSAAALSKKIEQLLFKTYGFEVPTIIRSVAELERVVAQTPFPDVIPDKQVQIYISFLATAAGEHAATVIASLQSRAETLHMTALEVYTMIKKDLEAKPLDVIIQLEKKLGVPCTTRNWATVNKVIW, encoded by the coding sequence ATGGCGAAGTATGTTGCTTTTTTAAGAGCCGTAAACGTTGGAAAGAGAATTGTGAAAATGGAAGAGCTCCGACAGTTGCTCACCACAGCCGGGTTAAAGAACGTGCAAACCTATATACAGAGCGGCAATGTGATGTTTGAATCGGGCAGTACCAGCGCGGCAGCGTTATCAAAAAAAATAGAACAGCTGTTATTCAAGACTTACGGATTTGAGGTTCCTACTATTATTCGTTCTGTTGCAGAACTGGAACGCGTTGTTGCACAGACGCCTTTTCCTGACGTGATTCCGGACAAACAGGTGCAGATATACATCTCCTTCCTGGCAACAGCTGCCGGCGAACATGCAGCAACAGTCATCGCATCGCTGCAGTCCAGGGCGGAAACGCTACATATGACAGCCCTGGAAGTGTATACCATGATAAAAAAGGATCTGGAAGCCAAGCCCCTGGATGTGATCATCCAGCTGGAGAAAAAGCTGGGCGTGCCCTGTACTACCCGCAACTGGGCGACGGTCAATAAAGTAATCTGGTAA
- a CDS encoding two-component regulator propeller domain-containing protein gives MRFVKKVYFALSLIQIIIVPLFATEYPVRYLGIEDGLSNNAVTSVYQDHKGFMWFGTYDGLNRYDGYKFRIFRNKFGDSTTLVDNGVYTLADDPHHQLWVGARRGVCVFNPATEKFSIPRYQPANGESAQPINDNTHIIRSNENGIILIGTENKGLLQFTGSNTTGVQIPLAGRQTAYEVTAIKFVEKGNIAWVFVQHTGLCKYDVTTRRLTVINREITRGNCLTADDAGNIWLGTDTGVFRYLPSAGKYAPNALPLNSKVVNLYVDKAGVVWCGSDGNGIYLIVSPDKPGEPFTTPGSPQQLSSNAVYSLYEDRQGRKWVGTLRGGINIIEPKRNPFTLVTFNNSQSTGAIDNFIFSFCEDSHQHIWIGTDGGGLKNWNRASNTWTSFKQTAGNKQGISSNFVTSIINDGDKGLWLSTWFGGVNHYTAATGTFEHYVCFNPYTRAAENNVWLVYEDRQATLWASTTNNGTMYRFNRQQQRFELFDSSLVNMQCLEEDRRGNLWGGNYSSVILIDRAHLQHKRFDVGYTVRSVHEDGKNRFWVGTDGGGLLLFNRQTGQYSRFTTSEGLPSNSILRILEDGHGNLWLSTFNGICRFDPEKKSFRNFSASDGLQSNQFSFNAALKLPSGEFLFGGIKGFNLFFPDSVITQSPVPPVWLTAVKVNNTSITELDKYITSRSREEVEEITVPYDKATISVDFVALEYTSPDKINYAYRLKGWDNNWVNAGQTRTANYTHLREGHYVFEVRASNADGIWGPDQRTISVTVLPPWYRTWWAYLLYIGSTIGAIYLYVSYRAREEKLKYEIRLAHLENEKEKELSEKKLAFFTNVSHEFRTPLTLIINPLKELIQRQEIDGLGIVYRNARRLLSLVDQLLLFRKADQEGDQLNISRLNLVHLGQEVFQCFSQQAQSKHIDFQFKCQIDTIWLYGDSEKLEIVLFNLLSNAFKFTPDNGSIILEVTEAEETATIIIKDSGRGISGNAGNRIFEKFSRARDQKDSLQTGFGIGLYLVKHFTEKHHGHISYQSEVNQGTAFMITLKKGSAHFTGMELREEAPQKSAFLEELAPPVENPVATASGKDAELPTTTITEKKSILLIDDHDEIRQYLQQLFRDKFIVYEASDGITGFAAVQKFMPDLVISDIQMDGMDGMELCNRIKQTDTVSHIPVILLTGSSAPDTRIKGLEGGADDYITKPFDKDFLMAKVNNIIKNRNLLQQYFFDNITLKNSNIKVPAEYQDFLKRCIEIIENNLDDETFSIKKFTLEIGMSHSSLYKKVKSISGQTINSFIRSIRLRKAAVLLLKENYTITQAAMQVGIGDIKYFREQFVKLFGMNPSDYVKKYRHSFNRDFNVTEN, from the coding sequence ATGCGCTTTGTAAAGAAAGTTTACTTTGCTTTATCACTGATACAGATCATTATTGTTCCACTCTTTGCCACAGAATACCCTGTCAGATATCTGGGTATCGAAGACGGGTTATCCAACAATGCAGTGACCAGTGTTTACCAGGATCATAAAGGGTTTATGTGGTTCGGCACTTACGATGGCCTGAACCGTTACGATGGTTATAAATTCAGGATATTCAGAAATAAGTTCGGCGACAGTACTACATTGGTAGATAATGGTGTTTACACCCTTGCGGACGATCCTCATCATCAGTTGTGGGTAGGTGCCCGCAGGGGTGTTTGCGTTTTCAATCCTGCTACCGAAAAATTTTCCATCCCGCGCTATCAGCCGGCAAACGGCGAATCTGCGCAGCCCATCAATGATAATACACATATTATCCGGTCGAACGAAAACGGGATTATACTCATTGGTACGGAGAACAAAGGCTTACTGCAATTCACCGGCAGCAACACCACCGGCGTGCAAATCCCGCTGGCCGGCAGACAAACGGCCTATGAAGTAACTGCCATTAAGTTTGTAGAGAAAGGAAACATCGCCTGGGTATTTGTGCAGCATACAGGATTGTGTAAATATGACGTTACCACCCGGCGGCTCACCGTGATCAACCGGGAAATCACCAGGGGTAATTGTCTTACCGCCGACGATGCCGGGAACATCTGGCTGGGTACAGATACCGGGGTGTTCCGCTACCTTCCGTCGGCCGGGAAATATGCTCCCAATGCGCTTCCCCTGAACAGTAAAGTGGTGAACCTCTATGTGGATAAGGCAGGAGTGGTATGGTGTGGTTCAGATGGCAATGGCATTTACCTGATCGTTTCTCCGGACAAGCCCGGCGAGCCATTTACCACACCCGGCAGCCCGCAGCAACTTAGTAGTAATGCGGTGTATTCTCTCTATGAAGACCGGCAGGGCAGGAAATGGGTAGGTACCCTGAGAGGAGGTATTAACATCATAGAACCCAAGCGCAACCCGTTTACGCTGGTGACGTTCAATAATAGCCAGTCGACCGGCGCAATAGATAATTTTATTTTTTCATTTTGTGAAGACAGCCATCAGCATATCTGGATTGGTACAGATGGCGGGGGGTTAAAGAACTGGAACCGCGCCAGCAATACCTGGACTTCGTTCAAACAAACCGCCGGCAATAAACAGGGCATCAGCAGCAATTTTGTGACGTCCATCATCAACGATGGCGATAAAGGGCTATGGCTATCCACCTGGTTTGGTGGTGTCAATCACTATACAGCCGCCACCGGCACGTTTGAGCATTATGTCTGTTTTAATCCGTATACCCGGGCAGCAGAAAATAATGTATGGCTGGTGTATGAAGACAGACAGGCAACACTCTGGGCCAGCACTACGAACAATGGAACGATGTACCGGTTTAACCGGCAGCAGCAAAGGTTTGAGTTGTTCGACAGCAGTCTTGTAAATATGCAATGCCTCGAGGAAGACCGGAGAGGGAATCTCTGGGGCGGTAATTATTCTTCCGTTATACTTATCGACAGAGCACACCTGCAGCATAAGCGGTTCGATGTTGGTTATACCGTTCGTTCCGTGCATGAAGACGGGAAAAACCGGTTCTGGGTGGGAACCGACGGTGGAGGATTACTTTTATTTAACCGGCAAACCGGGCAATACAGCAGGTTTACAACGTCGGAGGGATTGCCGAGTAATTCCATACTCCGCATCCTGGAAGACGGCCATGGTAACCTTTGGCTGAGCACATTTAACGGTATTTGCAGGTTTGATCCGGAGAAAAAAAGTTTCCGGAACTTCTCTGCCTCAGATGGTCTGCAAAGCAATCAATTCAGCTTTAATGCAGCATTAAAGCTGCCATCGGGCGAGTTCCTGTTCGGTGGCATCAAAGGGTTTAATCTATTTTTCCCCGACAGTGTGATCACGCAAAGTCCGGTGCCTCCGGTATGGCTCACGGCAGTTAAAGTGAATAATACTTCCATTACAGAGCTGGATAAATACATTACCAGCCGAAGCCGCGAAGAAGTAGAAGAAATTACCGTTCCTTACGATAAGGCAACTATCTCCGTTGATTTTGTGGCCCTGGAATATACCTCACCGGACAAGATCAATTATGCTTACCGCCTCAAAGGCTGGGACAACAACTGGGTCAATGCCGGGCAAACCAGGACTGCCAATTACACGCATCTGCGCGAGGGGCATTATGTATTTGAAGTCCGTGCCAGTAACGCAGACGGAATCTGGGGGCCCGATCAGCGAACGATCAGCGTTACCGTACTGCCACCCTGGTACCGGACATGGTGGGCTTATCTGCTTTATATAGGGAGTACCATAGGCGCCATTTACCTGTATGTAAGCTACAGAGCGAGGGAAGAAAAACTGAAATATGAGATCCGGCTTGCCCACCTGGAAAACGAAAAAGAAAAAGAACTGAGTGAAAAGAAACTGGCCTTTTTCACCAATGTATCTCATGAATTCAGAACGCCGCTGACACTGATCATCAATCCGCTGAAGGAACTGATACAACGGCAGGAAATTGATGGCCTGGGCATCGTGTACCGGAATGCCCGGCGCCTGCTCAGCCTGGTAGATCAGCTCCTGCTATTCCGTAAAGCCGATCAGGAGGGCGATCAACTGAACATCTCCCGGCTCAACCTGGTGCATCTTGGTCAGGAAGTGTTCCAGTGTTTCTCTCAACAAGCTCAAAGCAAGCATATCGATTTTCAATTTAAATGTCAAATCGACACTATATGGTTATATGGTGATAGCGAAAAGCTGGAGATCGTATTATTCAATTTGCTATCCAATGCGTTCAAATTCACGCCCGACAATGGGAGTATTATCCTGGAGGTGACAGAAGCGGAAGAAACCGCGACCATCATCATCAAAGACAGTGGACGGGGGATATCCGGCAATGCAGGTAACAGGATCTTTGAGAAATTCAGCCGGGCCCGGGATCAGAAAGATTCCCTGCAGACCGGTTTTGGAATAGGTCTTTACCTGGTGAAGCATTTCACCGAGAAACATCATGGTCATATTTCCTATCAAAGTGAAGTGAACCAGGGCACTGCGTTCATGATAACGCTGAAAAAAGGGTCGGCTCATTTTACGGGTATGGAGCTTCGTGAAGAGGCCCCGCAAAAATCGGCCTTCCTGGAGGAACTGGCTCCTCCGGTGGAAAACCCGGTGGCAACAGCCTCTGGCAAAGACGCCGAATTGCCTACGACCACCATTACGGAGAAAAAATCCATCCTGCTGATCGACGATCATGATGAGATCAGGCAATACCTGCAGCAGCTCTTCCGCGATAAATTCATTGTATATGAGGCCAGCGATGGCATTACCGGTTTCGCCGCTGTGCAGAAATTCATGCCCGACCTGGTGATCAGCGATATCCAAATGGATGGTATGGATGGGATGGAGCTCTGTAACCGGATCAAACAAACTGATACCGTCAGCCATATCCCGGTGATCCTTCTAACCGGATCGTCTGCCCCGGATACCCGTATCAAGGGTTTGGAAGGCGGTGCGGATGATTATATCACCAAACCATTCGATAAGGATTTTCTGATGGCCAAGGTGAATAATATTATCAAAAACAGGAATCTGTTACAGCAATACTTCTTTGATAACATCACCCTGAAGAACAGCAATATTAAGGTACCGGCAGAATACCAGGATTTTCTGAAAAGGTGTATAGAGATTATTGAAAATAACCTGGACGACGAAACTTTTTCCATCAAGAAGTTTACGCTGGAGATAGGCATGAGTCATTCCAGTTTGTATAAAAAGGTAAAATCCATATCCGGGCAAACCATTAATTCCTTTATCCGGAGTATCCGTTTGAGGAAAGCAGCCGTTTTGCTCCTGAAGGAAAATTATACCATTACCCAGGCAGCTATGCAGGTGGGCATAGGCGACATTAAATACTTCCGGGAGCAATTTGTAAAGTTATTCGGAATGAATCCTTCGGATTATGTGAAAAAATACCGCCATTCGTTCAATCGGGATTTCAATGTAACAGAAAACTAG
- a CDS encoding DEAD/DEAH box helicase has product MKFEQYRISPEIKESLAEMGFKKPTDIQFKAIPSILAGDDVMAIAQTGTGKTAAFAIPILHRLQQQDRKSRKDRYEVKCLVMVPTRELAIQIAEVFQSIAQHTELTIMALVGGVDQEPQIKILEKGVDVLIATPGRMFDQINQGHLDLSQVQILVLDEADHMLDLGFIRDIRDVIKHIPRQHQTLFFSATLNKDIKDLAYSVVNNPIRIQISPKDPVSKNVSHAVAYVEMDDKRFFLERLVKEFPDSKILVFVRTKVRAERVMAAMERVGIKSLTMHGGKEQDDRLDIMSEFKKGDIKVLITTDVNARGIDIPNVDYVVNYDLPDVPENYVHRVGRTGRGVQKGQAVSFCSTEEKPILEQIQHFLGKEITEMKIDKDDYRETISFSEDIPNDNWQLLLDQHNKEMENLKRKKKSKKK; this is encoded by the coding sequence ATGAAATTCGAGCAATACAGGATTTCCCCAGAGATAAAGGAAAGTTTGGCGGAAATGGGCTTTAAGAAGCCTACAGATATACAATTTAAAGCAATCCCCTCCATTCTTGCAGGAGACGATGTCATGGCCATTGCCCAGACGGGTACTGGCAAGACAGCCGCTTTTGCTATCCCTATCCTGCACCGCCTGCAGCAGCAGGACCGCAAATCCCGGAAAGACCGCTATGAGGTAAAGTGCCTCGTAATGGTGCCTACCCGGGAGCTCGCCATACAAATTGCAGAAGTTTTTCAATCAATCGCTCAACATACAGAACTGACCATCATGGCGCTGGTAGGTGGAGTAGATCAGGAACCCCAGATCAAAATACTCGAAAAAGGTGTGGATGTGCTGATCGCTACTCCGGGCCGGATGTTTGATCAGATTAACCAGGGCCACCTCGATCTGAGCCAGGTACAAATACTGGTACTCGATGAAGCCGATCACATGCTCGATCTGGGATTCATCCGCGATATCCGCGACGTGATCAAACATATCCCCCGGCAGCATCAGACCCTTTTCTTCTCAGCAACGCTTAATAAAGACATCAAAGACCTGGCTTATTCCGTAGTGAATAACCCGATCCGTATACAGATCTCTCCCAAAGACCCGGTTTCCAAAAATGTAAGCCATGCCGTAGCCTATGTGGAAATGGATGATAAACGTTTTTTCCTGGAAAGATTAGTGAAAGAGTTTCCCGATAGCAAGATATTGGTGTTTGTTCGCACCAAAGTACGGGCCGAACGGGTGATGGCCGCCATGGAACGGGTAGGGATTAAAAGTCTTACCATGCACGGAGGCAAAGAGCAGGACGACCGGCTGGATATCATGAGCGAATTCAAAAAAGGCGATATTAAAGTATTGATCACTACGGATGTAAATGCCCGCGGTATCGACATTCCCAATGTAGATTATGTAGTAAACTACGATCTGCCGGATGTGCCTGAAAATTACGTGCACCGTGTAGGCCGTACCGGACGCGGCGTACAGAAAGGTCAGGCTGTTTCCTTCTGCAGCACAGAGGAAAAGCCCATCCTGGAACAGATACAGCATTTCCTCGGCAAAGAGATCACTGAAATGAAGATCGATAAAGACGACTATCGTGAAACAATCAGTTTCTCTGAAGATATTCCTAACGATAACTGGCAGCTATTGCTGGATCAGCATAACAAGGAAATGGAAAATCTGAAGCGTAAGAAGAAATCCAAAAAGAAATAA
- a CDS encoding YceI family protein produces MANWKIDESHSEIGFKVKHLMITNVSGYFTRFTGKVETNSDDFHDATITFEAAADSIDTQNKQRDEHLRNGDFFDSTNFPTIHFVSKKVKKIDDEKYKLLGDLTIKGETHPIELDVVHGGITVDPYGQTKAGFALKGRLHRADYGLRWNATTEAGGIVLSDEVKLNMEIQVVKDSH; encoded by the coding sequence ATGGCAAACTGGAAAATCGATGAATCACACAGCGAAATAGGATTCAAAGTTAAACATCTCATGATAACAAACGTGAGTGGATATTTTACCCGTTTTACCGGGAAGGTGGAAACCAACAGCGACGACTTTCATGATGCGACGATTACATTTGAAGCAGCAGCAGACAGTATAGACACGCAGAACAAACAAAGAGACGAGCACCTGAGGAATGGCGATTTCTTTGATTCAACAAATTTCCCCACCATTCATTTCGTCTCAAAAAAAGTAAAGAAAATAGATGACGAAAAATATAAACTACTCGGTGACCTTACTATCAAAGGCGAAACCCACCCGATAGAGCTGGACGTTGTGCATGGCGGTATCACCGTAGATCCTTACGGTCAGACCAAAGCCGGTTTTGCCCTCAAAGGCCGTTTGCATCGTGCCGACTACGGCCTGCGTTGGAATGCCACCACCGAAGCCGGCGGCATCGTACTCAGCGACGAAGTAAAACTCAACATGGAGATACAGGTGGTGAAGGATAGTCACTAG
- a CDS encoding TonB-dependent receptor: MKRTLSGKDSLLFVLLRSTSLMLSILLLLTGSRAWAQQGTITGTVSAGADHIPGVTVRIKNKTAGTLTNANGNFSIAAAPGDTLVFSHMSYQEQLYVIKNLSPIRVSLDALSKSVNEVVVVGYGTQKKATLTGSISVVKGAELVQSPQPNVSNSLTGRFPGIIANNRSGEPGYDGSRITIRGLATTGNNDVLMVVDGVPGQIGGLERLDPNDIESISILKDASAAIYGSRAANGVMLITTKQGQPGKPVINYFFNQGFSSPTRLPKMADAATYAQIMNEIQYYNNPAGGMNQFYTADQLQKFRDGSDPVNYPNTDWQKAALKKTATQTQHNLSVRGGSENIKYYLSIGMISQNGLYKNGATQYNQYNFRSNITADITSRLKVGLYLSGREEDRRFPTVGAGTIFRGIYRAYPTVLDRYPNGLPTTGIENNNPIMQGTDAGGINRNPTQVFNGILKGSYAIPGVEGLSLDGYLSADKSWNFDKNFSTPYKVYTLNKTTGAYDPTLVGGSNGLPTLSESQENMTMITSNIKLNYARHFGAHNVNAFIGYEQSKTSDELFGASRRNFPTPQAPELSQGGAAATDKDNSGSSYSFTRRSILGRLAYDYQEKYLLEVQARRDGSSTFPEGRQWGFFPSVSAGWRISNEPWFKPVTFINDLKLRGSYGSLGNDNVGMFQYFNNYSFVNQYVLNGVIQTGINLTKLANPNITWEVARKMDLGINMTFLNDFYMEFIYFEQKRSKILTQRNSSVPQVSGIVNPYGSDPLVPAENIGKVNSGGIEAMLGYGHTTSSGFRYDISGNMTYAKNKIIFIDEAAGVLPYQRQTGRPLNTYLLYNAIGIFRTQADLDKYPHLPGAKLGDLIYEDYNGDKQITADDQVRSKYGNIPEITYGLSLNGSYKGFDLFILFAGQTHVSQYVLPESGTIGNYYSSWADNRWSPTNTNGSYPRVDERASSSVNGGRYPSTFWMNNASFLRLKNVSLGYTIHSDLLTRWKVSSLRVYANAFNLLTFTRVKDYDPEGDSGSGQFYPQQRIMNIGVNLKF; this comes from the coding sequence ATGAAAAGAACTCTATCCGGAAAGGACAGTTTATTGTTTGTCCTGTTACGGAGTACCTCTCTGATGCTTTCCATCCTATTACTGCTGACCGGATCCAGGGCCTGGGCCCAGCAGGGAACTATTACCGGAACTGTATCCGCCGGGGCGGATCATATTCCCGGGGTAACTGTAAGGATTAAAAACAAGACAGCAGGCACCCTGACCAACGCCAACGGAAACTTTTCGATTGCTGCTGCGCCGGGCGACACGCTGGTGTTCAGCCATATGTCGTACCAGGAACAGCTTTATGTAATTAAGAACCTGTCGCCCATACGGGTATCCCTCGATGCACTGAGTAAAAGCGTGAACGAGGTAGTGGTAGTGGGCTATGGTACCCAGAAAAAGGCCACCCTCACCGGGTCTATTTCGGTGGTAAAGGGTGCAGAGCTGGTACAAAGCCCTCAGCCCAACGTATCCAACTCGCTGACCGGGCGTTTTCCGGGTATTATTGCCAATAACCGCTCCGGTGAACCTGGTTACGACGGTTCCCGGATCACCATCAGGGGGCTGGCGACTACCGGTAATAATGATGTACTGATGGTAGTAGACGGGGTACCTGGTCAGATTGGAGGGCTGGAACGTCTGGACCCGAACGACATTGAAAGTATATCCATCCTGAAAGACGCTTCTGCGGCCATTTACGGAAGCAGGGCGGCAAATGGAGTAATGCTGATCACTACCAAACAGGGACAACCCGGCAAACCGGTCATCAACTATTTCTTCAACCAGGGATTTTCTTCCCCTACCCGGCTGCCCAAAATGGCGGATGCTGCTACCTACGCTCAGATCATGAACGAGATCCAGTATTATAATAACCCGGCAGGAGGAATGAACCAGTTCTATACCGCAGATCAGTTACAGAAGTTCAGAGATGGATCGGATCCGGTCAATTACCCTAATACTGATTGGCAGAAAGCAGCACTGAAGAAAACAGCGACTCAAACTCAGCACAACCTATCTGTAAGAGGTGGAAGTGAAAATATAAAATATTACCTGTCGATTGGCATGATCAGCCAGAATGGCCTGTACAAAAACGGGGCGACCCAATATAACCAGTACAACTTCAGATCCAACATCACCGCAGATATCACCAGCCGTCTAAAGGTGGGATTATATCTTTCGGGGCGCGAAGAAGACCGCCGGTTCCCTACTGTTGGTGCAGGCACTATTTTCCGGGGAATTTACAGGGCCTATCCAACCGTATTGGACAGATACCCCAATGGGCTGCCAACTACCGGCATTGAAAACAATAACCCCATCATGCAGGGCACAGATGCCGGGGGGATCAACAGAAACCCTACACAGGTGTTCAATGGTATCCTGAAGGGCAGTTATGCGATACCAGGGGTAGAGGGACTGTCGCTCGACGGTTACCTTTCTGCCGATAAGAGCTGGAACTTTGACAAGAATTTCAGTACTCCCTATAAAGTATACACACTTAACAAAACAACAGGGGCATATGATCCCACATTGGTTGGTGGATCCAATGGATTGCCCACGTTGAGCGAGTCGCAGGAAAATATGACCATGATCACTTCCAATATCAAGCTGAATTACGCGCGCCATTTCGGAGCGCATAATGTCAATGCGTTTATCGGATATGAACAAAGCAAAACTTCCGACGAGTTGTTTGGCGCATCCCGCCGTAACTTCCCGACACCGCAGGCTCCTGAATTATCGCAGGGAGGTGCCGCCGCTACCGACAAAGACAACTCCGGCTCCAGTTATAGTTTTACGAGAAGAAGTATCCTCGGCAGATTAGCTTACGACTATCAGGAGAAATACCTGTTGGAAGTGCAGGCCCGCCGCGACGGATCCTCTACTTTCCCTGAAGGCAGGCAATGGGGCTTCTTCCCTTCTGTTTCTGCCGGATGGCGTATCAGCAACGAGCCGTGGTTCAAACCGGTTACATTTATCAACGACCTGAAGCTGAGAGGTTCTTATGGATCGCTGGGTAACGATAACGTAGGCATGTTCCAGTACTTCAACAACTACTCTTTTGTAAACCAGTATGTGCTGAACGGTGTGATACAAACAGGTATAAACCTGACAAAGCTTGCCAATCCTAATATTACCTGGGAGGTTGCCAGGAAGATGGATCTGGGTATAAATATGACCTTCCTGAACGATTTCTACATGGAGTTCATCTACTTCGAGCAGAAAAGGTCTAAAATCCTTACCCAGCGTAATTCTTCTGTACCACAGGTATCCGGTATCGTAAATCCGTACGGTTCGGACCCGCTGGTGCCAGCCGAAAATATCGGGAAGGTAAACAGTGGCGGTATCGAGGCAATGCTGGGCTATGGTCATACCACCAGCAGTGGCTTTCGTTATGACATCTCCGGTAACATGACTTATGCCAAAAACAAGATCATTTTTATAGACGAAGCCGCAGGTGTACTGCCTTATCAGCGTCAAACCGGACGTCCGTTGAATACCTACCTGCTTTATAATGCCATCGGCATCTTCAGAACACAGGCAGATCTGGATAAATATCCTCACTTGCCGGGCGCCAAACTGGGAGATCTGATTTATGAAGATTACAATGGCGATAAACAGATCACAGCTGATGACCAGGTAAGATCTAAATATGGCAATATACCAGAAATCACCTACGGCCTTTCTCTGAACGGCAGCTACAAAGGTTTTGATCTCTTTATATTATTTGCCGGTCAGACACATGTAAGTCAGTATGTGCTGCCTGAATCAGGTACCATTGGTAACTATTACAGCAGCTGGGCAGATAACCGCTGGAGCCCCACTAATACCAATGGCAGTTATCCGCGTGTGGATGAGCGGGCATCATCTTCCGTTAATGGCGGACGGTATCCAAGTACCTTCTGGATGAATAATGCTTCGTTCCTCCGTTTGAAGAACGTATCCCTCGGTTATACCATCCATTCAGATCTTTTGACACGCTGGAAAGTATCCAGTCTGCGGGTATATGCCAATGCTTTCAACCTGTTGACTTTCACCAGGGTGAAAGACTATGATCCGGAAGGCGACAGCGGCAGCGGCCAGTTTTATCCGCAACAGCGCATCATGAACATTGGCGTAAACCTGAAGTTCTAA
- a CDS encoding DUF4184 family protein, whose product MPFTISHAAVVVPFTQTSRNYLSLTGLIIGSMVPDFLYFIFLNPYFNSGHQWWGIFVYDIPLSILLAYIYHMLVKPILVSFLPRWAGNRLLRYRWFNWNSYFRQHYVVVLISVVSGILTHFFLDAFTHEEGYFVLLSSFLRRNITIWQHPMKMWYLMQYLSSVAGLLLLFYFFLKTPTVNNARKLPIARKAGFWSIVIVVSGIILLINEQLHHINCRGLDYLATMLGGLFYGLLITVLGYRIYTSRSDR is encoded by the coding sequence ATGCCATTCACGATATCACATGCGGCTGTAGTTGTACCCTTTACCCAAACCTCCCGTAACTATCTTTCACTTACCGGCCTGATCATAGGCAGTATGGTACCTGATTTTTTATATTTTATTTTTCTCAATCCATACTTCAATTCCGGTCATCAGTGGTGGGGAATTTTCGTATATGACATACCGTTATCCATTCTGCTTGCCTACATATATCATATGCTGGTAAAGCCGATACTGGTTTCCTTCCTGCCCCGATGGGCTGGCAACAGGTTATTGCGCTACCGCTGGTTCAACTGGAACAGTTATTTCCGGCAACACTATGTGGTGGTACTGATATCTGTTGTGTCAGGGATACTGACTCATTTCTTCCTGGATGCCTTTACTCATGAAGAGGGATACTTTGTGCTACTCAGCAGCTTTCTCCGCAGGAATATTACGATATGGCAGCACCCCATGAAAATGTGGTACCTGATGCAATACCTGAGCTCTGTGGCCGGGTTGCTGTTGCTATTTTATTTTTTCCTGAAAACACCCACAGTGAACAACGCCAGGAAGCTTCCCATTGCCCGGAAAGCCGGATTCTGGAGCATCGTGATTGTTGTCAGCGGTATTATACTACTGATCAATGAACAGCTTCATCATATCAACTGCAGAGGGCTAGACTACCTGGCAACTATGCTGGGTGGGCTATTTTACGGGTTGTTGATAACGGTACTGGGTTACCGGATTTACACGTCGCGGTCAGACCGGTAA